Proteins encoded in a region of the Mucilaginibacter sabulilitoris genome:
- a CDS encoding glycoside hydrolase family 2 protein, translated as MKGLKYLLSGSFLLWGCLSYGQQKVQFTAPFAPTSQFLNTAEKPFRDNISLNGTWRFAPVQLPAGFKEGVDPAPELPAFTADRLDKTPIRIPSPWNVNSFADKNGQAGDFVTFPSYPKTWEGVKMGWLYRKFQVPRNWKGKQVTLHFEAVAGDAEILVNGKPVGHHFEIFLPFDLDISKDLNYGGENEITVGIRKSSLFDHRGEHGRRTYQAGSFWGQHIAGIWQDVEIVATPMVDVKEVYIWPKVGEGKLSARVTVRNNSDKPSRFKVGGNVYEWHNLAPDNVLEGPVPHGILEREVALSLPVKEVVVPAYSEIIAELEAPVAGQLRLWSPATPNLYGLIVKITQNGKAVDQKFTRFGWRETKLSGKDFLLNGSPMVLKGDSWHFMGIPQMTRRYAWAWFKALKAANLNAVRLHAEPYPSFYLDMADEMGVMVLDESAMWASDGGPKLDDPAYWKDSEDHMAGLVLRDRNHPSIFGWSISNEIMPVVRGVMHDPPGMRDELIRHYSVWADTCRKLDPSRPWISADGEDDGEGRLPVYIVHYGGFNAMDRGLKSSKPWGVGEAGNAYYGTPEQVAGTNGGRAYESFLGRMEGVAVSSYQSLAAQRERKAAYRSVFNLVWYGLQPLALGMHDTTGVPQPGDGVFFSNYREGVEGVQPERLGPYATTLNPGYDPGLPLYRTWPLFEAIRDASADKPGPSRWAKVEVLKQVTQAPDRSKTFRVMGGEGSILAEQLATVGLLTGQQANGKEDLLIIDGLNPPGKKILNEVRRILKQGGKILVWGGDPKSLSKLNMLLPAPMTLVPRSASSLLIRNTHTAVAGMGHADFYFSEQSPAELIVNGIGGPLVQGAKVILEDCNTDWLKWNKQPEYAKTAMILRSEREKKPEGLVLLSRQSGQGEWLITTFPTDSRLLKVQLAIRKILGNLGLPLNQENAAAGALKEGALVHVLRSDILEAANTGEAVSKNLVDFNKAAVLKNGAAIGNGKWAPVYNAQGRFTFGGSPAGSQTNVIYLSCWIDSPRSLEDLLLEPNLPTVNLEVNTNGITQIWLNGAVVLQNVVKGSRLPVKSHSSPLKLRQGWNHLLIKLVQTQADWQFSGKLLSNQPDFINTLQSAIEKP; from the coding sequence ATGAAAGGATTAAAATATTTGCTCTCAGGCAGCTTTCTCCTATGGGGCTGCCTTTCTTATGGACAGCAGAAGGTGCAATTTACAGCCCCGTTTGCACCAACCTCACAGTTTTTGAATACCGCAGAAAAACCTTTCCGGGACAATATCAGCCTGAACGGAACCTGGAGATTTGCACCCGTACAATTACCCGCAGGTTTTAAAGAGGGTGTAGATCCGGCACCGGAGCTTCCCGCTTTTACAGCGGATCGGCTGGATAAAACTCCGATACGTATTCCCTCGCCCTGGAATGTCAACAGCTTTGCAGACAAGAACGGGCAGGCAGGCGATTTCGTGACCTTTCCATCATACCCTAAAACCTGGGAAGGTGTCAAGATGGGCTGGCTATACCGAAAATTCCAGGTGCCGCGTAATTGGAAGGGCAAGCAGGTGACACTACATTTTGAGGCAGTGGCCGGAGATGCCGAAATCCTGGTTAATGGCAAACCGGTCGGACACCATTTTGAGATCTTTCTTCCGTTTGATCTGGATATTTCAAAAGACCTCAACTATGGCGGAGAGAACGAAATTACAGTAGGTATCCGTAAATCTTCGCTGTTCGATCACCGGGGCGAACATGGCAGACGGACTTACCAGGCCGGATCGTTCTGGGGGCAACACATTGCCGGCATCTGGCAGGATGTCGAGATAGTCGCCACGCCGATGGTTGATGTAAAAGAGGTTTATATCTGGCCGAAGGTCGGTGAAGGTAAATTATCGGCAAGAGTAACGGTCCGGAATAACAGCGATAAACCATCCCGTTTTAAAGTCGGAGGCAATGTATATGAATGGCATAACCTGGCTCCTGACAATGTACTGGAAGGACCCGTTCCTCATGGTATCCTTGAAAGGGAAGTTGCCCTTTCGCTGCCGGTTAAAGAAGTCGTCGTACCTGCCTATTCGGAAATTATCGCAGAGCTGGAGGCTCCGGTAGCCGGGCAGCTGCGATTATGGTCACCGGCTACCCCAAATCTTTACGGCCTTATTGTCAAAATCACCCAAAACGGTAAGGCTGTCGATCAGAAATTCACCAGGTTCGGCTGGCGGGAAACCAAACTCTCGGGAAAAGATTTCCTGCTGAACGGATCGCCTATGGTGTTAAAAGGCGATTCATGGCATTTCATGGGTATCCCCCAAATGACCCGGCGGTATGCATGGGCCTGGTTTAAGGCACTGAAAGCTGCAAACCTGAATGCCGTACGGCTTCATGCGGAGCCGTATCCAAGCTTTTATCTCGACATGGCCGACGAGATGGGCGTGATGGTGCTGGATGAGTCGGCCATGTGGGCAAGTGACGGCGGGCCGAAGCTTGATGATCCGGCTTATTGGAAGGACAGTGAGGACCATATGGCCGGGCTCGTCCTCCGTGACCGGAATCATCCTTCCATCTTCGGGTGGAGTATTTCGAATGAGATCATGCCTGTGGTGCGTGGCGTTATGCACGACCCTCCGGGCATGCGGGACGAACTGATCAGGCACTATAGTGTTTGGGCGGATACCTGCCGGAAACTCGACCCATCGAGACCATGGATATCTGCGGATGGGGAAGATGATGGGGAGGGTCGTTTGCCGGTTTATATTGTCCATTACGGAGGATTTAATGCGATGGACCGGGGGCTTAAAAGTTCAAAACCCTGGGGCGTAGGAGAGGCCGGAAATGCATACTACGGTACTCCTGAACAGGTTGCGGGAACGAATGGCGGCCGGGCCTATGAATCTTTTCTTGGTCGAATGGAAGGAGTAGCCGTTTCATCCTATCAGTCGCTGGCAGCGCAGCGTGAAAGAAAGGCTGCATACCGGAGTGTGTTCAATCTCGTCTGGTATGGTTTACAGCCATTAGCGCTGGGTATGCACGACACCACCGGAGTTCCGCAACCCGGGGATGGCGTATTTTTTTCAAATTATCGTGAAGGCGTAGAAGGTGTCCAGCCGGAACGCTTAGGGCCTTATGCGACGACCTTGAATCCTGGTTATGATCCCGGGCTCCCCTTGTATAGAACCTGGCCGCTTTTTGAAGCCATTCGGGATGCTTCAGCGGACAAGCCCGGACCTTCCAGATGGGCTAAGGTGGAAGTATTAAAGCAGGTCACTCAGGCGCCGGATCGCAGCAAGACATTTCGTGTAATGGGCGGTGAGGGAAGTATTTTAGCGGAGCAATTAGCTACCGTCGGGCTGCTGACAGGGCAACAAGCCAACGGTAAAGAAGACCTCCTAATAATTGACGGACTGAATCCGCCAGGTAAAAAAATACTGAATGAGGTCAGGAGGATCCTAAAGCAGGGAGGAAAGATCCTGGTATGGGGAGGTGACCCAAAAAGCCTTTCAAAGCTAAACATGTTGCTTCCGGCACCGATGACGTTGGTGCCACGCAGTGCCTCTTCCCTGCTTATCAGAAACACTCATACTGCGGTTGCGGGCATGGGGCACGCCGATTTTTATTTTTCGGAACAAAGTCCGGCAGAGCTGATTGTCAATGGCATAGGCGGGCCACTGGTTCAGGGCGCAAAGGTTATCCTCGAAGATTGTAATACCGACTGGCTAAAATGGAATAAGCAGCCGGAATATGCTAAAACTGCTATGATCCTGCGTTCTGAACGGGAGAAAAAACCGGAAGGGCTCGTACTGCTAAGCCGGCAGTCGGGACAGGGTGAGTGGCTGATCACTACTTTTCCAACCGATTCACGACTACTGAAGGTCCAGCTTGCAATCCGGAAAATATTGGGCAATCTGGGACTTCCTTTAAATCAGGAGAATGCCGCTGCCGGCGCTTTAAAGGAAGGAGCGCTGGTTCATGTCCTGCGTTCGGATATATTAGAGGCTGCAAATACCGGTGAAGCCGTTAGCAAAAACCTCGTTGATTTTAATAAGGCGGCCGTGTTGAAAAATGGTGCAGCGATAGGTAATGGAAAATGGGCGCCGGTCTATAATGCCCAGGGCCGGTTCACTTTTGGTGGCTCTCCCGCCGGATCCCAAACCAATGTTATTTACCTGAGCTGCTGGATAGACAGCCCACGCTCACTGGAAGACCTGTTACTGGAACCTAACCTGCCGACTGTCAACCTGGAAGTAAACACTAACGGCATCACGCAAATCTGGTTGAATGGAGCAGTCGTTCTTCAAAATGTGGTCAAGGGAAGCCGGCTCCCGGTAAAATCACATTCATCGCCTTTGAAATTGCGTCAGGGCTGGAATCATCTGCTTATCAAACTGGTTCAAACACAAGCGGATTGGCAGTTTTCAGGAAAACTTTTGAGCAATCAGCCGGATTTCATCAATACATTGCAATCGGCTATTGAAAAACCCTGA
- a CDS encoding glycoside hydrolase family 71/99 protein, protein MKKISRINICLSACFLLLFTACKKQGPSIDDYFLNYKIPEVPVKADYTVGAFYYVNTAAFNANVKYTPLAGKYISSTTTGIPAATIQMHIEEAAAAKIDYFIFTIRSKTFEAANFKTDTTMLHSFLTAPNVSKMHFAIQFQFTATNYGVTLTGNNDANGNPRGTPIEANAAKLAGFYADMEAVGNFMSNPNYQKINGKPVLLINKAQDMNSNMDAANPGSMQPLFAEVRKRLSALGADAYIIGEQDNWTAPNNFFYKYQNSFDALYEANMVDNKGILDRNYLFGQMVDQNWAYWKQQLESWPAGGLTPGQKKMEFVPCIQAAYNYQIQAPTNTNLSITRSADWYKTYTNVAKRNASGSRLILVDSFNNFQFDTQIEPTQEYGTTFMDITRQAFKLN, encoded by the coding sequence ATGAAAAAAATCTCAAGAATTAATATATGCCTTTCGGCCTGCTTCCTGCTCCTTTTTACCGCGTGTAAAAAGCAGGGGCCATCTATCGACGATTACTTTTTAAACTATAAGATACCGGAAGTACCGGTTAAGGCCGATTATACGGTTGGTGCATTTTATTATGTAAATACTGCCGCTTTTAATGCCAACGTAAAGTATACGCCATTAGCTGGCAAATATATATCCAGTACGACGACTGGTATTCCGGCGGCCACCATCCAGATGCACATCGAGGAAGCGGCCGCTGCAAAGATCGATTACTTTATCTTTACGATCCGTTCGAAAACTTTTGAGGCAGCAAATTTTAAGACGGACACGACGATGCTGCATTCCTTCCTAACAGCTCCCAATGTTTCCAAAATGCATTTTGCCATCCAGTTTCAGTTTACAGCAACAAATTATGGTGTTACGCTTACCGGCAATAATGATGCGAACGGTAATCCACGCGGTACCCCCATTGAGGCAAATGCCGCAAAACTGGCCGGTTTTTACGCAGATATGGAGGCTGTCGGCAATTTCATGAGCAATCCGAATTATCAGAAAATTAACGGCAAGCCTGTACTCCTGATCAACAAAGCCCAGGACATGAATTCCAATATGGATGCCGCCAATCCCGGGAGTATGCAGCCGCTCTTCGCGGAGGTACGAAAGCGTCTGTCTGCATTGGGTGCTGATGCCTATATTATCGGGGAACAGGACAACTGGACCGCACCGAACAATTTCTTCTATAAGTACCAAAACTCGTTCGATGCGCTGTACGAAGCTAACATGGTGGATAACAAAGGCATCCTGGACCGGAACTACCTCTTTGGACAAATGGTCGATCAAAACTGGGCATACTGGAAGCAGCAGCTGGAATCCTGGCCAGCCGGCGGGCTCACGCCAGGACAAAAGAAAATGGAGTTCGTGCCTTGTATCCAGGCTGCCTATAATTACCAGATACAGGCTCCAACCAATACGAACCTGAGCATTACCAGGTCAGCGGATTGGTATAAGACCTATACAAATGTAGCGAAACGCAACGCCTCTGGAAGCCGGCTGATTCTGGTGGATTCCTTTAATAATTTCCAGTTTGACACCCAGATCGAACCTACGCAGGAGTACGGTACAACCTTTATGGATATTACCCGGCAAGCTTTCAAATTAAATTAA
- a CDS encoding GH92 family glycosyl hydrolase, producing the protein MRSIKFNLKLMVATCGVIFGLSNFASGQQSLKSYTSYVDPYIGSGGHGHVFVGASVPFGAVQLGPENFYKGWDWCSGYNYGDSVLIGFSHTHLSGTGIGDLSDVLLMPYTGSIKTDKGLETVPGSGYAAHYRHRNEKARPGYYAVKLDDSNIDVELTATERVGFHRYRFPKGKEAHVIIDLKEGINDSSTETFVRQLSATTLVGYRFSKGWAKNQMLFFALVSSEPWSKLEVFDDKQKLDGTAGKGRFIKGLLSFDKAPADLRLKVGISPVSSENALANIKAEIPGWDFEGIVKTAEQKWNHELGKVEVTLQTTAQQKVFYTALYHTMIDPALFNDHNGDYRGADKKIYHAEHDVYTAFSTWDTYRAENPLLVLTQPKRTADMVNTLVDIANQQGRLPLWHLMANETGTMVGIASRQIIAEAYLKGIKGFDADKAYQALQVTSRMDTLGMAYVKNFRAIPVEKESRSVAKAMEYAIGDGSIALMAKGMGKMDDYLYYKQRSENYHLYYDPTDGFFKGKMADGSWIKDFNPLASKNNPYAEGNAWQYLWLAPQDIPGLIRQQGGEQRFTRRLDEFFQLKSGEEGPLADLTGLIGQYAHGNEPSHHIAYLYNYVGQQWKTAEKVRFIMETMYKDSPDGIIGNEDCGQMSAWYVFSAMGLYPVYPASLRYAIGSPLIKKATLHLSEKDFTITARNNKPGNIFIKNILFNGKPYSKSYLTHADLMKGGHLQIIMDSHPNKKFGSAKTSRP; encoded by the coding sequence ATGAGATCAATTAAATTTAATCTAAAATTAATGGTGGCCACCTGCGGGGTAATTTTCGGTTTGTCGAATTTTGCCAGTGGGCAGCAATCATTAAAATCTTATACGTCTTATGTTGATCCCTATATCGGTTCGGGCGGTCATGGACACGTTTTCGTTGGCGCCAGCGTACCATTTGGTGCAGTCCAGCTGGGGCCGGAGAATTTTTATAAAGGCTGGGACTGGTGTTCCGGGTACAATTATGGAGACAGCGTGCTGATCGGCTTTTCCCATACCCATTTAAGCGGAACCGGCATCGGTGACCTGTCAGATGTTTTGCTCATGCCTTATACCGGTTCAATAAAAACTGATAAAGGTCTGGAAACCGTTCCAGGGAGCGGTTACGCAGCGCACTACAGGCACAGGAATGAAAAGGCCAGGCCCGGATACTATGCTGTAAAGCTGGATGATTCTAACATCGATGTGGAACTAACCGCAACGGAACGGGTGGGATTTCATCGCTACCGTTTTCCGAAGGGTAAAGAAGCACATGTGATCATTGATCTGAAGGAGGGTATCAATGACAGTAGTACGGAAACTTTTGTCAGGCAGCTCAGCGCGACCACCTTGGTGGGTTATCGGTTTTCCAAAGGCTGGGCAAAAAATCAAATGCTGTTTTTTGCACTGGTAAGTTCTGAACCCTGGTCGAAACTGGAGGTCTTTGATGATAAGCAAAAGTTGGATGGAACGGCCGGTAAGGGTAGATTTATCAAAGGCTTATTGAGTTTTGATAAGGCGCCTGCGGACCTTAGACTTAAAGTTGGCATCTCTCCGGTGAGCAGCGAGAATGCCCTGGCGAATATTAAAGCCGAAATCCCGGGTTGGGATTTTGAAGGTATTGTTAAAACAGCTGAACAGAAATGGAACCATGAGCTGGGGAAAGTAGAAGTTACCTTGCAGACAACTGCACAGCAGAAGGTTTTTTATACTGCCCTGTACCACACCATGATCGACCCCGCGCTGTTCAACGATCATAACGGCGATTACCGGGGGGCTGACAAAAAAATCTACCATGCCGAACATGATGTTTATACGGCATTTTCAACGTGGGATACTTACCGGGCCGAAAATCCGCTTCTTGTTCTTACTCAGCCAAAACGTACTGCGGATATGGTCAATACCCTGGTCGATATCGCCAATCAACAGGGGAGGTTGCCGCTCTGGCATCTGATGGCAAATGAAACGGGTACAATGGTAGGGATCGCGAGTCGCCAGATCATCGCAGAAGCTTATTTAAAGGGAATAAAAGGGTTCGATGCCGATAAAGCGTACCAAGCACTGCAGGTCACTTCCCGCATGGATACCCTTGGCATGGCTTACGTGAAAAATTTCCGGGCTATCCCTGTGGAAAAGGAGAGCCGGTCTGTGGCGAAAGCTATGGAATATGCAATCGGTGACGGCAGTATTGCGTTGATGGCAAAAGGAATGGGGAAAATGGATGACTACCTGTATTATAAACAACGATCAGAGAACTACCATTTATATTATGATCCGACAGATGGATTTTTCAAAGGAAAAATGGCTGACGGCAGTTGGATAAAGGACTTTAACCCCCTCGCCAGTAAAAACAACCCTTATGCTGAGGGCAATGCCTGGCAATACCTGTGGCTGGCGCCACAGGACATCCCGGGGCTAATCAGGCAACAAGGCGGTGAGCAGCGCTTCACCAGACGACTTGACGAATTCTTTCAGCTAAAGTCCGGGGAAGAAGGCCCCTTAGCCGACCTGACGGGATTAATCGGACAATATGCACATGGAAACGAGCCCAGTCATCATATCGCTTATTTATATAATTACGTCGGCCAGCAGTGGAAAACAGCTGAAAAAGTCCGGTTTATAATGGAAACCATGTACAAGGATTCGCCGGACGGGATTATCGGGAACGAAGATTGCGGCCAGATGTCGGCCTGGTATGTTTTTTCAGCTATGGGCCTATATCCGGTTTACCCGGCTTCCCTGCGGTATGCGATCGGCAGCCCGCTGATAAAAAAGGCGACTTTGCATCTTTCAGAAAAAGATTTTACCATCACTGCGCGAAACAATAAACCTGGAAATATTTTCATCAAAAATATATTATTTAACGGGAAGCCTTATTCGAAATCCTACCTGACGCATGCGGACCTGATGAAGGGTGGCCACTTGCAGATAATAATGGACAGTCACCCTAATAAGAAATTCGGTTCCGCCAAAACATCAAGACCATGA
- a CDS encoding SGNH/GDSL hydrolase family protein, with the protein MKTTLLCGLLFLSGLFTGCKKNETAEPAGHAEHSLSSHLKTNAIATVLPGSPDDPNILYFGRWDKSNSLQYNSAWGGAYLKTQFTGTTVKIKVGTTVTNYYYRIDNGPWVIKAGVSGTVDLTPSPLSAGPHSLIVAQGKDYSYVFTFQGLVLDPGASTSAPAVGVDLIEYIGDSITAGYFNTMAEVSDYAWIAAEQLGAEHTQIAYPGIALVTGYGVNADKTGMDMQYFKTQSLAFPSSPNWDFSNYSAKIVVINLGQNDGSSAEPDSLFQSHYATLLAEIRTKFPNAHIFALRTFLGGRAAPTQAAVNSRIAAGDDNVYFIDTNGWLTPNSPDYRNSNDVHPSDAGQIKAANKLAPILSSFLTGGTTPSPYIVDNCDAATNWTSQNTLTLNTTDKKEGNAALQSLGSGTLEFQKHFTAFNPGATTANGGAIQFWYYVSDVSKLSSSNQIELGSGGNADINEYNWNIGPLVNGWNFISKTFASAGTTGGIPDITALNWLRIYHSKTASVTTRIDGIRIVHY; encoded by the coding sequence ATGAAGACAACCCTACTATGCGGACTTTTGTTCCTTTCCGGCCTGTTTACCGGATGTAAGAAAAATGAAACAGCGGAACCAGCCGGCCATGCTGAACACTCATTAAGTTCCCATTTAAAAACCAACGCCATTGCAACAGTCTTGCCAGGAAGCCCTGATGATCCGAATATCCTTTATTTCGGGCGTTGGGATAAATCCAATTCGCTTCAGTATAACAGTGCCTGGGGCGGCGCTTATCTCAAAACTCAATTTACCGGTACAACTGTAAAGATCAAGGTTGGTACGACGGTCACGAATTATTATTACCGGATAGATAATGGCCCGTGGGTGATCAAAGCCGGGGTAAGCGGTACGGTGGACTTGACGCCATCTCCGTTATCTGCAGGTCCCCACTCCCTGATCGTGGCGCAGGGAAAAGATTACAGTTATGTTTTTACCTTCCAGGGCCTCGTGCTCGACCCCGGGGCATCCACAAGCGCTCCTGCAGTGGGTGTTGACCTGATCGAATATATTGGAGACTCCATCACTGCCGGCTACTTTAACACCATGGCCGAAGTTTCCGATTATGCGTGGATCGCGGCTGAACAACTCGGCGCGGAACATACCCAGATCGCCTACCCCGGAATTGCTTTGGTAACCGGGTACGGCGTTAATGCCGACAAGACCGGTATGGATATGCAATACTTCAAAACGCAATCTCTGGCGTTTCCTTCGTCGCCGAACTGGGATTTTAGTAACTATTCCGCAAAGATCGTGGTGATCAACCTGGGACAGAATGACGGCAGCTCAGCTGAGCCGGACAGTCTTTTCCAAAGTCACTACGCTACCTTATTAGCCGAAATCAGGACAAAATTTCCAAATGCGCACATCTTTGCCCTGCGGACGTTTCTGGGCGGACGTGCCGCACCTACTCAAGCTGCTGTGAATTCCCGAATTGCGGCAGGTGATGATAATGTCTATTTCATTGATACCAATGGCTGGCTGACACCCAACAGTCCGGATTACCGTAATAGTAACGATGTACACCCGAGCGACGCCGGCCAGATAAAAGCGGCTAATAAGCTTGCGCCGATCCTGTCTTCCTTCCTGACAGGCGGTACTACACCATCACCGTACATAGTGGATAATTGCGATGCTGCAACAAACTGGACCTCACAAAACACGCTTACGTTAAATACTACAGATAAGAAAGAAGGAAATGCAGCCCTGCAATCCCTTGGATCGGGTACACTGGAGTTTCAGAAACATTTTACGGCATTCAATCCGGGAGCAACCACCGCCAACGGAGGCGCTATACAATTTTGGTATTACGTATCGGACGTTAGCAAACTCAGTTCTTCCAACCAGATCGAATTAGGCAGTGGCGGGAATGCTGACATTAATGAATATAACTGGAACATAGGTCCTTTAGTAAATGGCTGGAACTTTATTTCCAAGACATTTGCTTCAGCCGGAACAACCGGCGGAATACCAGACATAACCGCATTAAACTGGCTTCGGATCTACCATAGTAAAACGGCTTCGGTCACCACCAGAATTGACGGAATCCGGATTGTCCACTATTAA
- a CDS encoding GH92 family glycosyl hydrolase encodes MLFKLLKSFLSLRLSITSTVIVVAVSSSSINAQDLSNNAGTGILQFVDPKIGNVGLLLQPTRPTVQLPNQMIRMYPDRSDYIDDQITAFPLNIVSHRLGQVFAIKPWTQSLTRDSWKRKMTYDHELEVTRPWYYATYLIDDEINVAFTAGRKTGFYQFAFPKNAAAKKILLDFYNPGKASWNLINGRVLEGMETYHGDIPIYVYGEFSEGGMPGGESAGKITGGLPAFRAGRHVYLEYSENVTKVDFRYAVSYISPAQARANFKEELTGRSFEDLKLSGEAEWKNTLGNIHVEGGTEAQRRAFYTAYYRCNERMVDITEDGRYYSGFDKRVHSTNRPFYVDDWTWDTYLALHPLRAIVNPRMEEDMLASYVSQYEQSGWMPTFPVLFGDHACMNGFHSSIMLLDDYRKGLRNFDFKKGFEGMLKNATQATMLPWRNGPKTALDDVYFSKGFFPALHKDEPETEAQVDGHERRQAVAVTLGASYDDWAVGQMAQELGDGNIAATFAKRAKNYRTLWNSVNGMFMPKDGKGNWIDIDPKFDGGSGGRDYYDENNGWTYLWQVQHDVPGLMELMGGKAKFEARLDQLFREPLGRSRYEFWSKFPDATGLVGEFSMGNEPSFFIPYLYNFTSSPWKTQKHIRLLMDLWYKDNVFGIPGDEDGGGMSAFLVFSSMGFYPFSPGTPDYTIGSPVFTKVEISLPGGKTFTVSAPNCSVVNKYIQRASLNGKPLNSTWFTHAQLAAGGTLELVMGPTPNKQWGVSKN; translated from the coding sequence ATGTTATTTAAACTATTAAAATCATTTCTGTCTTTACGGCTTTCGATAACCTCTACGGTGATCGTCGTCGCGGTGAGCTCGTCCAGTATTAACGCGCAGGACCTCAGTAATAACGCGGGTACCGGGATACTGCAGTTTGTCGACCCGAAAATTGGCAATGTCGGCCTTTTGTTGCAGCCAACACGACCGACCGTCCAGTTACCCAATCAAATGATCAGGATGTATCCGGACCGTTCGGACTATATCGATGACCAAATCACGGCTTTTCCATTAAATATCGTTTCACATCGCCTGGGCCAGGTATTCGCTATCAAACCCTGGACACAGTCATTGACGAGGGATTCATGGAAAAGGAAAATGACGTATGACCATGAACTTGAAGTTACCCGCCCGTGGTATTATGCCACTTACCTGATCGACGATGAGATCAATGTAGCTTTCACAGCAGGCAGAAAGACGGGTTTTTACCAGTTTGCTTTTCCAAAAAACGCCGCGGCAAAAAAAATCCTGCTTGATTTTTATAACCCGGGTAAAGCAAGCTGGAATCTGATCAACGGCCGTGTACTCGAAGGGATGGAAACGTATCACGGAGACATACCGATATATGTTTATGGTGAATTCAGTGAAGGCGGTATGCCAGGCGGGGAATCTGCCGGGAAGATCACCGGAGGGCTGCCTGCTTTCAGGGCAGGCCGTCATGTATACCTTGAATACTCCGAAAACGTGACAAAAGTTGATTTTCGTTATGCTGTATCTTATATAAGTCCTGCCCAGGCGAGGGCCAATTTTAAAGAGGAGTTAACGGGCAGGTCATTTGAAGATTTAAAACTCTCCGGAGAAGCGGAATGGAAAAATACACTTGGAAATATTCATGTGGAGGGTGGCACGGAAGCGCAGCGTCGGGCTTTCTATACAGCTTATTATCGTTGTAACGAACGAATGGTGGATATCACGGAAGATGGCAGGTACTATAGCGGTTTTGATAAACGGGTGCATTCCACTAACCGGCCATTTTACGTGGACGATTGGACCTGGGACACCTATTTGGCGCTGCATCCGCTGCGGGCGATCGTTAATCCACGTATGGAGGAAGATATGCTTGCATCCTATGTCAGCCAATATGAGCAGAGTGGCTGGATGCCGACTTTTCCGGTACTTTTTGGCGACCATGCCTGCATGAACGGCTTTCATTCTTCCATCATGTTGCTGGACGATTACCGTAAAGGTTTGCGGAACTTCGATTTTAAAAAGGGTTTTGAAGGGATGCTAAAAAATGCAACACAAGCTACAATGCTGCCCTGGCGGAATGGCCCTAAAACTGCGCTGGATGACGTTTATTTCAGCAAGGGGTTTTTCCCTGCATTACACAAAGACGAGCCAGAGACAGAGGCGCAGGTCGACGGACATGAACGCCGTCAGGCAGTTGCAGTTACGCTCGGGGCGAGTTATGATGACTGGGCTGTTGGACAGATGGCACAGGAACTTGGAGACGGCAATATCGCCGCGACTTTTGCAAAAAGGGCGAAAAATTACCGGACCCTCTGGAATTCGGTCAACGGTATGTTCATGCCAAAGGATGGGAAGGGTAATTGGATAGATATAGATCCAAAATTTGACGGCGGCAGCGGTGGAAGGGATTACTATGATGAAAATAACGGTTGGACCTATCTTTGGCAGGTACAGCATGATGTGCCGGGCTTGATGGAGCTGATGGGTGGAAAAGCCAAGTTTGAGGCCAGACTTGATCAATTATTCAGGGAACCATTGGGCAGGAGCAGGTATGAATTTTGGTCTAAATTCCCGGATGCCACCGGTTTGGTGGGAGAATTTTCGATGGGCAATGAGCCGAGCTTTTTCATTCCTTACCTGTACAACTTTACATCTTCGCCCTGGAAGACACAAAAGCACATCCGGCTTTTAATGGACCTCTGGTACAAAGACAATGTGTTCGGCATTCCTGGTGATGAGGATGGCGGCGGAATGTCAGCCTTCCTGGTCTTTTCGTCCATGGGCTTTTACCCGTTTTCACCGGGAACTCCGGATTATACCATTGGCAGCCCGGTCTTTACAAAAGTGGAGATCAGCCTTCCGGGCGGAAAGACATTCACGGTATCAGCACCGAACTGCTCGGTAGTCAATAAGTATATCCAGCGTGCGAGCTTAAACGGCAAACCGTTAAATTCAACCTGGTTTACCCATGCACAACTGGCCGCAGGCGGAACGCTGGAGCTGGTGATGGGACCTACTCCAAATAAGCAATGGGGTGTATCAAAAAATTAA